From one Phytohabitans houttuyneae genomic stretch:
- a CDS encoding methionine--tRNA ligase, whose protein sequence is MTAPTYYVTTTIPYVNARPHLGFALELVQADVLARHRRQRGDAVRFLSGTDDNSLKNVLAAAAEGVSTQELVDRNAGAFEALRDPLGLSFDDFIRTSRDPRHRPGVERLWRACAEAGDLYRKHYEGLYCVGCEQYYTPAELDGGRCPEHGTEPQRVAEENWFFRLSRYQDSLLALIRDGRLRIEPAARRNEVLAFVEAGLEDFSISRSHTRARGWGIPVPGDESQVIYVWWDALGNYVTSLDYGGAGEDYERWWARGDRRVHLVGKGVLRFHAVYWPAMLLSAGEPLPTDVLVHDYLTAEGKKISKSSGAVVDPVALVEGYGADAVRWWLLREVPRVGDADFTVARLTARYERDLANDLGNLVNRVVSMVHRYRGGAPGRYHLNEADPLVAAWRAAPGRVDAALADFDFRLAAAGVWRVVEEANRYVEETRPWQLARTDGEALDQALGVLLAACQAVGELLAPFLPDAAARITAQCTPVDGRLPEPRHLFPRLSS, encoded by the coding sequence ATGACCGCTCCGACCTACTACGTGACGACCACGATCCCGTACGTGAACGCCCGGCCGCACCTCGGCTTCGCCCTGGAGCTGGTGCAGGCCGACGTGCTCGCGCGGCACCGGCGCCAGCGCGGCGACGCGGTCCGCTTCCTGTCCGGCACCGACGACAACTCGCTCAAGAACGTGCTCGCCGCCGCGGCGGAGGGAGTGTCCACACAGGAGCTGGTGGACCGCAACGCGGGCGCGTTCGAGGCGCTGCGCGATCCGCTGGGCCTGTCGTTCGACGACTTCATCCGGACCAGCCGCGACCCCCGACACCGCCCCGGCGTGGAGCGGCTGTGGCGGGCCTGCGCCGAGGCCGGCGACCTGTACCGCAAGCACTACGAGGGCCTGTACTGCGTGGGGTGCGAGCAGTACTACACGCCGGCCGAACTCGACGGCGGCCGCTGTCCCGAGCACGGCACCGAGCCGCAGCGGGTGGCCGAGGAAAACTGGTTCTTCCGCCTGTCCCGCTACCAGGACAGCCTCCTCGCGCTCATCCGCGACGGGCGGCTGCGCATCGAACCGGCCGCGCGGCGCAACGAGGTGCTCGCCTTCGTCGAGGCGGGGCTGGAGGACTTCAGCATCTCCCGCTCGCACACCCGCGCCCGCGGCTGGGGCATCCCGGTGCCCGGCGACGAAAGCCAGGTCATCTACGTGTGGTGGGACGCGCTGGGCAACTACGTCACGTCGCTCGACTACGGCGGCGCGGGCGAGGACTACGAGCGCTGGTGGGCGCGCGGCGACCGGCGGGTGCACCTGGTCGGCAAGGGAGTGTTGCGCTTCCACGCCGTGTACTGGCCGGCGATGCTGCTGTCGGCCGGCGAGCCGCTGCCCACGGACGTGCTGGTGCACGACTACCTGACCGCCGAGGGCAAGAAGATCAGTAAGTCCTCCGGCGCGGTCGTGGATCCGGTCGCCCTGGTGGAGGGCTACGGCGCGGACGCGGTCCGCTGGTGGCTGCTGCGCGAGGTCCCGAGGGTCGGCGACGCGGACTTCACGGTGGCGCGGCTGACCGCCCGCTACGAACGGGACCTCGCCAACGACCTCGGCAACCTGGTCAACAGGGTCGTGAGCATGGTCCACCGTTATCGCGGCGGTGCCCCTGGCCGGTACCACCTGAATGAGGCCGACCCCCTGGTGGCCGCGTGGCGCGCGGCCCCCGGGCGAGTGGACGCGGCGCTGGCGGATTTTGACTTTCGGCTGGCGGCGGCGGGGGTGTGGCGCGTGGTGGAGGAGGCCAACCGCTACGTCGAGGAGACCCGGCCGTGGCAGCTCGCGCGCACGGACGGCGAGGCGCTGGACCAGGCCCTCGGCGTGCTGCTGGCCGCGTGCCAGGCGGTCGGCGAGCTGCTCGCGCCGTTTCTGCCGGACGCGGCCGCGCGGATCACCGCCCAGTGCACCCCCGTCGACGGCCGCCTGCCCGAGCCACGACATTTGTTTCCGCGGCTGTCCTCTTGA
- a CDS encoding DUF397 domain-containing protein, whose protein sequence is MSQIVNGTPAGQLPTVVWRKSGRSNPSGNCVEVAELPGGAGIAIRNSRDPEGPALIYTMEEVAAFILGARDGDFDHLLT, encoded by the coding sequence ATGAGCCAGATTGTCAACGGCACACCTGCCGGCCAACTGCCGACTGTCGTGTGGCGCAAGAGCGGCCGCAGCAACCCCAGTGGAAACTGCGTTGAGGTGGCCGAGCTCCCCGGCGGGGCCGGGATCGCGATCCGCAACTCGCGCGATCCGGAGGGGCCCGCGTTGATCTACACCATGGAGGAGGTCGCCGCGTTCATCCTCGGCGCGAGAGATGGGGACTTCGACCACCTCCTGACCTGA
- a CDS encoding YciI family protein: MRYMMLVTADESVELGEEAGNAVTEAAMKWVAEMDGRGVRVQGNRLRPTGDATTVRVRDGEVRLVDGPFAETAEQVAGYDIIECADLDEAIEVASKHPVARYGAIEVRPFWD; this comes from the coding sequence ATGCGGTACATGATGCTGGTGACGGCCGACGAGTCGGTGGAGCTGGGCGAGGAGGCCGGCAACGCGGTCACCGAGGCGGCGATGAAGTGGGTCGCGGAGATGGACGGGCGCGGGGTGCGCGTGCAGGGCAACCGCCTCCGCCCGACCGGCGACGCCACGACGGTGCGCGTGCGCGACGGCGAGGTGCGCCTGGTCGACGGGCCTTTCGCCGAGACCGCGGAGCAGGTCGCGGGGTACGACATCATCGAGTGTGCCGACCTCGACGAGGCGATCGAGGTGGCGTCGAAGCACCCCGTGGCGAGGTACGGGGCGATCGAGGTGCGGCCGTTCTGGGACTGA
- a CDS encoding FAD-dependent monooxygenase, which translates to MTTTQVGIVGAGPAGMLVATLLRRAGVDCVVVEQRDRAYVEQRSRGGTVEHRVVDLLRRHDLAGGLLSTGQVENKIEFRMGGRRYPLRYDPIAQGRSHYIYPQQFLVRDLVEAYLADGGDLRFETPPA; encoded by the coding sequence ATGACAACCACCCAGGTCGGCATCGTCGGCGCGGGACCCGCCGGGATGCTCGTCGCCACTCTGCTGCGCCGGGCCGGCGTCGACTGCGTGGTCGTCGAGCAGCGCGACCGGGCGTACGTGGAGCAGCGTTCCCGCGGCGGCACCGTCGAGCACCGCGTGGTAGACCTGCTGCGCCGCCACGACCTCGCCGGCGGGCTGCTGAGCACCGGACAGGTGGAAAACAAGATCGAGTTCCGCATGGGCGGGCGGCGCTACCCCCTGCGGTACGACCCGATCGCGCAGGGGCGCAGCCACTACATCTACCCGCAGCAGTTTCTCGTGCGCGACCTCGTCGAGGCGTACCTGGCCGACGGCGGCGACCTCCGCTTCGAGACCCCGCCCGCGTGA
- a CDS encoding 50S ribosomal protein L11 methyltransferase, whose amino-acid sequence MAKPGDIPFTVDLHMRLLLSLDRGHAVQRAVAAAVRPGARVLDAGTGSGLLSFVALSAGAGEVVAVDRHHVEMARALAAHNGLTDRMTVVEGDLSQLELSGVDLSRRFDLLLAFIHVNNPLVDEDRARMVYEVRDRFCADDATVLPEAVRYRAVGCDRLDWDLPTELADLDEAAGSLRGAYGLDFQPLVDAAKQGVARSASRPESAVRPQWRSPTTMGSLRFPRKDVRVLTGSHDFATFDYTGPAFTGFPPEVRLTVATPGRLSGVIWTQELLCGGHSVWTTEAFSPLATPRTVAAGDEVVLSTGDEWRATNVLR is encoded by the coding sequence GTGGCCAAGCCCGGCGACATTCCGTTCACCGTCGACCTCCACATGCGACTGCTGCTCAGCCTCGACCGCGGCCACGCCGTGCAGCGGGCGGTGGCCGCCGCGGTGCGGCCCGGCGCCCGGGTGCTCGACGCCGGCACCGGCAGTGGGCTGCTGTCCTTTGTGGCCCTGTCCGCGGGTGCGGGCGAGGTGGTGGCGGTCGACCGCCACCACGTGGAGATGGCGCGGGCGCTGGCCGCGCACAACGGGTTGACCGACCGGATGACGGTGGTCGAGGGCGACCTGTCCCAGCTTGAGCTGTCCGGCGTCGACCTGAGCCGCCGCTTCGACCTGCTGCTCGCGTTCATCCACGTCAACAACCCGCTGGTCGACGAGGACCGCGCCCGTATGGTGTACGAGGTCCGTGACCGGTTCTGCGCCGACGACGCCACAGTGCTGCCCGAGGCCGTGCGCTACCGCGCGGTGGGGTGCGACCGCCTCGACTGGGACCTGCCCACCGAGCTGGCCGACCTCGACGAGGCAGCCGGCAGCCTGCGCGGGGCGTACGGGCTTGACTTCCAGCCGCTGGTCGACGCCGCCAAGCAGGGCGTCGCGCGGTCGGCGAGCCGGCCGGAGAGCGCGGTGCGTCCACAGTGGCGCTCCCCCACCACGATGGGTTCGCTCCGCTTCCCGCGCAAAGACGTGCGGGTGCTGACCGGGAGCCACGACTTCGCGACGTTCGACTACACGGGGCCGGCCTTCACCGGCTTTCCGCCCGAGGTGCGGCTCACGGTCGCCACGCCCGGCCGGCTCAGCGGCGTGATCTGGACGCAGGAGCTGCTCTGCGGTGGGCACTCGGTGTGGACGACGGAGGCGTTCAGTCCACTCGCGACACCCCGCACGGTGGCGGCCGGCGACGAGGTGGTGCTGTCGACCGGCGACGAGTGGCGCGCGACGAACGTGCTGCGCTGA
- a CDS encoding helix-turn-helix domain-containing protein, which produces MTTGPEAGAGGPTVLRILLGSQLRKLREANGVTREAAGWEIRASESKISRMELGRVGFKERDVADLLTLYGVNDKTERDALLALARQANAQGWWQRFSDVLPNWFQAYLGLESSAAMIRTYEVQFVPGLLQSREYARAVVMIGHGAAGLDEIDRRVDVRMARQQLLTRPGAPHLWAVLDEAVLRRPIGGRTVMRTQISALIDATKLSNVTIQVVPFSAGGHAAAGGAFSILRFPDAELPDVVYMEQLTSSLYLDKRDDVDQYAAAMERLCVEAEPPDRSIALLERILHEYDRDV; this is translated from the coding sequence GTGACGACAGGGCCGGAGGCCGGGGCCGGCGGGCCGACCGTGCTGCGGATCCTGCTCGGTTCACAGCTGCGGAAGCTCCGCGAGGCCAACGGCGTGACCCGCGAAGCCGCCGGGTGGGAGATCCGGGCATCCGAGTCCAAGATCAGCCGGATGGAGCTCGGCCGGGTCGGGTTCAAGGAGCGGGACGTGGCCGACCTCCTCACGCTTTACGGCGTAAACGACAAGACCGAGCGCGATGCCCTTCTGGCCCTCGCACGCCAGGCAAACGCGCAGGGTTGGTGGCAGCGCTTCAGCGACGTGCTGCCCAACTGGTTCCAGGCCTACCTCGGGCTGGAGTCCAGCGCCGCGATGATCCGGACCTACGAGGTGCAGTTCGTGCCCGGCCTGCTGCAGAGCCGCGAGTACGCGAGGGCCGTCGTGATGATCGGCCACGGCGCCGCCGGCCTCGACGAGATCGACCGCCGCGTCGACGTGCGCATGGCCCGCCAGCAGCTGCTCACCCGCCCCGGCGCGCCCCACCTGTGGGCCGTGCTGGACGAGGCCGTGCTACGCCGCCCGATCGGCGGCCGCACCGTCATGCGCACCCAGATCTCCGCGCTGATCGACGCCACCAAGCTGTCCAACGTGACCATCCAGGTGGTCCCCTTCAGCGCCGGCGGCCACGCGGCGGCCGGCGGCGCCTTCTCGATCCTGCGCTTCCCCGACGCCGAGCTGCCCGACGTGGTCTACATGGAGCAGCTCACCAGCTCGCTCTACCTGGACAAGCGCGACGACGTCGACCAGTACGCGGCGGCCATGGAGCGCCTCTGCGTCGAGGCCGAGCCGCCTGACCGCAGCATCGCGCTGCTCGAGCGCATCCTCCACGAGTACGACCGCGACGTGTAG
- a CDS encoding FAD-dependent monooxygenase: protein MITGIEGSHPRIEVESPAGGTEVIECEVVVGADGEYGVARRTVPAGALHTYEHQYEYAWLAVLAQAPPSSDCVINAIHESGSCVHVRRTPEVSRFYLQCERDDTTEDWPEERIWKEIRLRLALDEPWTLHEGPILSTGMVRMRSLVCAPMRHGSLFLAGDAAHVVPPVGGKGFNVALADAEELALALMDRFIRHDHERLDGYSETRLARIWRIQEFVHWMMDLVNTPGLGTPTAPFLHRVQMARLERIIASPSYGTAFLEDYIGYW from the coding sequence GTGATCACCGGCATCGAGGGCAGCCACCCGCGGATCGAGGTGGAGAGCCCGGCCGGCGGCACCGAGGTCATCGAGTGCGAGGTGGTCGTCGGCGCCGACGGCGAGTACGGCGTCGCCCGCCGCACCGTGCCCGCCGGCGCGCTGCACACCTACGAGCACCAGTACGAGTACGCCTGGCTGGCCGTCCTCGCGCAGGCGCCGCCCTCCAGCGACTGCGTCATCAACGCCATCCACGAGTCGGGCTCGTGCGTGCACGTGCGCCGTACCCCCGAGGTGAGCCGCTTCTACCTGCAGTGCGAGCGCGACGACACGACGGAAGACTGGCCGGAGGAGCGCATCTGGAAGGAGATCCGGCTGCGCCTCGCGCTGGACGAGCCGTGGACCCTCCACGAAGGACCGATCCTCTCCACCGGCATGGTGCGCATGCGGAGCCTCGTCTGCGCGCCGATGCGGCACGGTTCGCTCTTCCTGGCCGGCGACGCGGCACACGTGGTGCCTCCGGTCGGCGGCAAGGGCTTCAACGTGGCGCTGGCCGACGCGGAGGAGCTCGCGCTCGCGCTGATGGACCGCTTCATCCGCCACGACCACGAGCGCCTCGACGGCTACTCCGAGACGCGGCTGGCGCGCATCTGGCGCATCCAGGAGTTTGTGCACTGGATGATGGACCTGGTCAACACGCCTGGCCTGGGCACGCCGACCGCGCCCTTCCTGCACCGGGTGCAGATGGCCCGGCTGGAGCGGATCATCGCCTCGCCGTCGTACGGCACGGCCTTCCTGGAGGACTACATCGGCTACTGGTGA
- a CDS encoding Rid family hydrolase: MRMSRRLLAVTLPTAAVSATVAAPASAHGGRSRLRPTEVEPNLPAGQSNPLIANGVSVGGLVALYRSSGTGPAARNTGAPAGTPEAYIDPAQFPGAALPAGVTITEAQSWNALARIAENLASVKLDVGDVISMRVFLDNAPGSPSADYAGWNRAYRQFFANIDLVSGAVVPVPLGTAPPAPPHVPNRARPSRTTIEVASLPVAGWLVEVEVEAVIR, encoded by the coding sequence ATGCGCATGTCCCGCCGGCTCCTGGCCGTCACCCTTCCCACCGCCGCGGTCTCCGCCACGGTGGCCGCCCCCGCGTCCGCACACGGCGGCCGCTCCCGGCTGCGGCCGACCGAGGTCGAGCCCAACCTGCCCGCCGGGCAGAGCAACCCCCTCATCGCGAACGGTGTGAGCGTCGGCGGCCTCGTCGCGCTCTACCGCAGCAGCGGCACCGGCCCGGCAGCCCGCAACACCGGTGCGCCGGCCGGGACGCCGGAGGCGTACATCGACCCGGCCCAGTTTCCCGGCGCCGCGCTGCCGGCCGGCGTCACGATCACCGAGGCGCAGAGCTGGAACGCGCTGGCCCGCATCGCCGAAAACCTGGCCTCGGTAAAGCTCGACGTCGGCGACGTCATCTCGATGCGCGTCTTCCTGGACAACGCGCCGGGCTCACCGTCGGCCGACTATGCGGGGTGGAACCGCGCGTACCGCCAGTTTTTCGCCAACATCGACCTCGTCAGCGGCGCCGTGGTGCCGGTGCCGCTAGGCACCGCGCCGCCGGCGCCGCCGCACGTCCCCAACCGCGCCAGGCCGTCCCGCACCACGATCGAGGTGGCCAGCCTGCCGGTGGCGGGCTGGCTCGTCGAGGTGGAGGTGGAGGCGGTCATCCGCTGA
- a CDS encoding flavin monoamine oxidase family protein — protein sequence MAIPQTRRQFLQAVGVTGGAGVLYSTMGALGLAPAHASPPFRAPRESDFTLTGRAHRSVLILGAGIAGLATAYELRKAGYKVRILEARKRPGGRNWTVRGGTVETDLDGHTQRARYAKGQYLNAGPARIAQHMVTLDYCRELGVPIEMFGNQNADGYYYNEGVGALSATPIRHRTAKADVYGYVSELLAKATDQGALDGQLTSDDKERLLAFLRNFGSIGGRADGWKYTGSTRRGYLVDPGAGTEAGTPNLPPYALSDVLASGVGQYFSFEFGWDQAMLMFQPVGGMDRIAYALEDAVGGERITYGAEVRSITDKGSGVEVVYTGPGGRLSVASADFCVCTIPPQVLVKIPSNLTPAVKDALAYAQPVSTGKIGLQYGRRWWEEDDKIYSGITNTNLDLSTIWYPSYGYHGAKGIVVGYYNFGGNADAYSALTPAERQARAIEQGVKIHGEKYRTELETAFSVAWRRTRYSEGGWVSWPSRTSGHYGRLLEPDGNVYFAGDHLSYYIAWQAGAFESARKVVTDLHTRVLSS from the coding sequence GTGGCCATTCCACAGACCCGCAGACAGTTTCTCCAAGCCGTCGGAGTGACCGGCGGAGCGGGTGTCCTCTACAGCACGATGGGCGCGCTCGGCCTGGCGCCCGCGCACGCGTCGCCGCCCTTCCGCGCGCCACGCGAGTCCGACTTCACGCTCACGGGCCGCGCGCACCGGTCGGTCCTGATCCTCGGCGCCGGCATCGCCGGCCTGGCCACGGCGTACGAGCTGCGCAAGGCCGGCTACAAGGTACGCATCCTGGAGGCGCGCAAGCGGCCCGGCGGCCGGAACTGGACGGTGCGCGGAGGCACCGTCGAAACCGACCTCGACGGCCACACCCAGCGCGCCCGCTACGCCAAGGGCCAGTACCTGAACGCGGGGCCGGCCCGCATCGCCCAGCACATGGTCACGCTCGACTACTGCCGCGAGCTGGGTGTGCCGATCGAGATGTTCGGCAACCAGAACGCGGACGGCTACTACTACAACGAGGGCGTGGGCGCGCTGTCCGCCACCCCGATCCGCCACCGCACCGCGAAGGCCGACGTCTACGGGTACGTCTCGGAACTGCTCGCCAAGGCCACCGACCAGGGCGCGCTGGACGGCCAGCTCACGAGCGACGACAAGGAACGGCTGCTCGCGTTCCTGCGTAACTTCGGGTCGATCGGCGGGCGGGCGGACGGCTGGAAGTACACCGGCAGCACGCGGCGCGGCTACCTCGTCGACCCGGGCGCCGGCACCGAGGCCGGCACGCCCAACCTGCCCCCGTACGCCCTCTCCGACGTGCTGGCCAGCGGGGTGGGCCAGTACTTTTCGTTCGAGTTCGGCTGGGACCAGGCCATGCTGATGTTTCAGCCGGTGGGTGGCATGGACCGCATCGCGTACGCGCTGGAGGACGCGGTCGGCGGCGAGCGCATCACGTACGGGGCGGAGGTGCGCTCGATCACCGACAAGGGCTCGGGGGTGGAGGTCGTCTACACCGGACCCGGCGGGCGGCTGAGCGTCGCGTCGGCGGACTTCTGCGTCTGCACGATCCCGCCGCAGGTGCTCGTGAAGATCCCGTCCAACCTCACGCCGGCGGTCAAGGACGCGCTCGCCTACGCGCAGCCGGTGAGCACCGGCAAGATCGGGCTTCAGTACGGCCGGCGGTGGTGGGAGGAGGACGACAAGATCTACTCCGGCATCACCAACACCAACCTGGACCTCTCGACGATCTGGTATCCGTCGTACGGCTACCACGGCGCCAAGGGCATCGTGGTCGGCTACTACAACTTCGGCGGCAACGCGGACGCGTACAGCGCGCTCACGCCTGCCGAGCGCCAGGCCCGCGCGATCGAGCAGGGCGTGAAGATCCACGGCGAGAAGTACCGCACCGAGCTGGAGACGGCGTTCTCGGTGGCGTGGCGGCGCACGCGGTACAGCGAGGGCGGCTGGGTCTCGTGGCCCTCCCGCACGAGCGGCCACTATGGACGGCTGCTGGAGCCGGACGGCAACGTCTACTTCGCCGGAGACCACCTCAGCTACTACATCGCCTGGCAGGCAGGCGCCTTCGAGTCCGCCCGCAAGGTCGTCACCGACCTGCACACCCGCGTCCTGTCCAGCTAA
- a CDS encoding nucleotide disphospho-sugar-binding domain-containing protein, whose amino-acid sequence MRVLFAVSPGIGHLFPTVPLAWALRAAGHDVLVATAAESVEAAAHAGLATVDTAPAGAIAAIFGAATGPPDERARRMSERGRRIAEAGHEVHELLLRTFGQVSAVTAAATVEAARRWRPDLVVHSRLQGAGLAAARALGVPAVEHGFSLQSEPDLAARFLPHLAEAYERAGTPLALPARRAVIHVAPPEMMLGPRGEAWSMRYVPYNAGGGLPEWLWRPPERPRVLITMGTVVPRLQGVGGLARMLAAAPDVDADFVLALGGDADLAPLGKLPPNVRPVGWVPLHHLLPGTAAVVHHGGSGTTMAALAAGVPQLILPHGADQFINASAAADLGLGTWCPPAEVDAGTVSKLLADATTAASARAAAARMAELPTPADLVTRLAALARASDA is encoded by the coding sequence GTGCGCGTGCTCTTCGCGGTCTCCCCGGGCATCGGCCACCTCTTCCCGACCGTCCCACTCGCCTGGGCACTCCGCGCTGCCGGCCACGACGTGCTGGTCGCCACCGCGGCCGAGAGCGTCGAGGCGGCGGCGCACGCCGGGCTCGCGACCGTCGACACCGCACCGGCCGGCGCCATCGCGGCGATCTTCGGCGCGGCCACCGGCCCACCCGACGAGCGCGCCCGCCGGATGAGCGAGCGCGGGCGGCGCATCGCCGAGGCCGGGCACGAGGTGCACGAGCTGCTGCTGCGCACGTTCGGCCAGGTCTCCGCGGTGACGGCCGCCGCGACCGTCGAAGCGGCCCGGCGGTGGCGGCCCGACCTCGTGGTCCACTCCCGGCTCCAGGGCGCCGGCCTGGCGGCCGCCCGCGCGCTGGGCGTGCCCGCCGTCGAGCACGGCTTCAGCCTCCAGAGCGAGCCCGACCTCGCGGCCCGCTTCCTGCCCCACCTCGCCGAGGCGTACGAGCGGGCCGGCACGCCACTCGCCCTCCCAGCCCGCCGCGCGGTCATCCACGTCGCCCCGCCGGAGATGATGCTGGGCCCGCGGGGCGAGGCCTGGTCTATGCGGTACGTGCCCTACAACGCCGGCGGCGGGCTCCCGGAGTGGCTGTGGCGGCCGCCCGAGCGCCCGCGCGTGCTGATCACGATGGGCACGGTGGTGCCGCGCCTGCAGGGCGTGGGCGGCCTCGCCCGGATGCTTGCCGCCGCCCCCGACGTCGACGCCGACTTCGTGCTCGCGCTGGGCGGCGATGCCGACCTGGCCCCGCTCGGCAAGCTCCCGCCCAACGTGCGCCCGGTCGGCTGGGTCCCCCTCCACCACCTGCTGCCCGGCACCGCCGCGGTGGTCCACCACGGCGGCTCGGGCACGACGATGGCCGCGCTGGCCGCCGGCGTGCCCCAGCTGATCCTGCCGCACGGCGCCGACCAGTTCATCAACGCGAGCGCCGCCGCCGACCTGGGCCTGGGCACCTGGTGCCCGCCGGCCGAGGTCGACGCCGGCACGGTCTCGAAGCTGCTGGCCGACGCCACGACCGCGGCGTCCGCGCGTGCGGCGGCCGCCCGGATGGCCGAGCTGCCGACCCCGGCCGACCTGGTCACCCGCCTGGCCGCCCTCGCGCGGGCGAGCGACGCCTGA
- a CDS encoding GNAT family N-acetyltransferase, translating to MRPYRDADLLPLQETVAAWIAEVGRCGYDHIGELPHRIYENLRGRRPVGELVQVWEDGPGIVGLGISGRFGEAFDVFAAPALRGSAAEEQMLRVAAETTAGVSARAYVGTDVFDCDTARIALLERLGFARFRVWDDVRERPLGGALPEAAAPGFTVRSATVEDADGLAEARNASFGEDWTGALYRDEVMARPGYDPAREIVAVAPDGRIAAFTVYWVDGRNRIGHFEPVGTHSAFQRRGLARAVMVEAMARMAGAGIATVTVNHNADNEAARRLYESLGFTKKHETYGYRRAT from the coding sequence ATGCGCCCATACCGTGATGCCGACCTGCTACCGCTGCAGGAGACCGTCGCCGCGTGGATCGCTGAGGTCGGGCGGTGCGGATATGACCACATCGGCGAGCTGCCCCACCGTATATACGAGAATCTGCGCGGCCGCCGCCCCGTCGGTGAGCTGGTCCAGGTGTGGGAAGACGGGCCGGGCATCGTGGGGCTGGGCATCAGCGGGCGGTTCGGCGAGGCGTTCGATGTGTTCGCGGCGCCGGCGCTGCGCGGCTCGGCGGCCGAGGAGCAGATGCTGCGCGTCGCGGCGGAGACGACCGCCGGGGTGAGCGCGCGGGCGTACGTGGGCACGGATGTCTTCGACTGCGACACCGCGCGCATCGCGCTCCTGGAGCGGCTCGGCTTCGCGCGTTTCCGGGTCTGGGACGACGTGCGGGAGCGGCCGCTCGGTGGGGCCCTCCCCGAGGCCGCGGCGCCTGGCTTCACGGTGCGCTCGGCGACGGTCGAGGACGCGGACGGGCTGGCCGAGGCGCGCAACGCGTCCTTCGGCGAAGACTGGACCGGCGCGCTCTACCGCGACGAGGTGATGGCCCGCCCCGGCTACGACCCGGCGCGCGAGATCGTGGCGGTGGCGCCGGACGGGCGGATCGCGGCCTTCACCGTGTACTGGGTGGACGGTCGCAACCGGATCGGCCACTTCGAGCCGGTGGGCACGCACTCGGCGTTCCAGCGCCGCGGCCTCGCCCGCGCGGTGATGGTGGAGGCGATGGCCAGGATGGCGGGCGCCGGCATCGCGACGGTGACGGTCAACCACAACGCGGACAACGAGGCGGCGCGGCGGCTGTACGAGTCGCTGGGCTTCACGAAGAAGCACGAGACGTACGGTTACCGCCGCGCCACCTGA
- a CDS encoding DUF6343 family protein — protein MATQPGQPRGRRGTVGHAYSALNLRLLLATAGAVIMIVFTVLLALAGQPVLAIITAALAVVAVIDIAVVVRRIRIRHRADPNRHYSLFE, from the coding sequence ATGGCCACACAACCCGGGCAGCCCCGCGGCCGGCGGGGGACGGTCGGACACGCGTACAGCGCCCTCAACCTGCGACTTCTTCTCGCCACTGCCGGCGCCGTCATCATGATCGTCTTCACCGTGCTGCTGGCACTGGCCGGCCAGCCGGTGCTGGCGATCATCACCGCCGCGCTCGCGGTGGTCGCTGTGATCGACATCGCGGTCGTCGTCCGCCGCATCCGCATCCGCCACCGCGCCGACCCCAACCGCCACTACTCCCTCTTCGAATGA